Proteins from a genomic interval of Plasmodium berghei ANKA genome assembly, chromosome: 6:
- a CDS encoding kinesin-19, putative has product MNNPTAVQICDIAQLSTGIAPEDIGNKNKESFRIDSDYLKNGSGDECYKVFDKSVTMPIDSDNDNYNFYKRNKYKEGSIQTTLNIDDSDIENTIEYKIEENDLLIKDDESVGNNINKKEKKKIEMLKEKEIIHNELDTKNIVNKSKIYERTNSNNVLDKHILNEKLCIEKIEQIFKINEVEVNTHNGDTNEILASQKFENNVTTQNINDKNLKCIDETIPKRNYLNDYESIGEKPLLCSEENENCSNNILKGLEDNSEYDNLDINWNKAQIKTCIRIKPSEFVENEPKNIITQRGSNKILIDYGMKDKEKKKIEFLVDKVFYENSKQSDVWNSICFSIDSIFNFKNATIFAHGHTGTGKTYTMIGPDIMELIKKRKKKYRYTSRRIYPNELLVNTNSLKLSNNYNSNNCWYDRKRSCSQPLFNLPPKGIPLTNRNSSNFKRTFDISYNFFNFRNNPKNNIDYVNENYSGKSEYYKTFSEYRNEYKPNFKFFKDDIQLILNSERKGIIPRACEEIMNRISLIRENSSREFCYSNENYKNGSNVEDENNNNCEDRGDKCKESDTLFPNFKVYASYMQLYNDRIFDLLNSCIESQPYLSTLKSKFSNSTTFVNGLLTVEVNSCEELIELLIDGTSNRACRITKTNEMSTRSHSIFKIELRNVNNSKPEHFKSCNLLLIDLAGNEKYVASNEKLYTTEVCSINRSLSALSLCINELSKGNKNISYRNSILTRLLQDSIGGSNKTIFICTISPYVKNARDTLSSLKLVSKAKKIKFEIKNTNSYIYEEDIKKLKKELYFLKKFVFFQYITNKYENKKRLKRIKDLCFNVSLCEKENDVSVVLNDKSESWVDSKCKSSCIVRENCNSTRESSSNRTNESHAKEMEGEKVNAEGEKKWENKEELKRNDDISYESFSKIKNPTEKEIINRNELNNVDNNTYKGIERIYKDYEVSSFNSLLHQWNMNKSSIKRIRKEFETSENDKKNLWFHQNGNVNKKGIMNFIHAHTVEYEIETDDGICGEEEIGNNSVGDETILLDEYDNMNLEESEKGIFFDKECIQKSEKKGEMKKHEKINVNGHNEKNNEKKLKMNNKNDAKRAILYNLNMSINKNKGVNSVFNGKINEYNTPQKKINKKGKIESQREKKGLKDKKKKYNSYNWNTDSYMCDSKKMSSLLKGSRKYGNLSKLNEPLNLEGEENSSIGLDNNNYEDDNYGNSKSGSCDNGTIASLTESRNSEKCVKNNLCVPKKGKRNKKNSETGDNFINSINHSCNTKFMAQNKSTNFVNNAEINNMVINKMRVYDNLKGKGKYSGKGCNVKNDLVGNNNGMMDVVEIIKNGNFCDSKINIKDDDSFCEKRKSERYRSTSENYNFSNLRNKTIIGKNKGEFSYYIEFDDTKDVNSSGSRDGSVHGSISPCINEGGNLRGENSMQEMGIKQNDLTPYRKLKIGDVKFNYVKKNGNIINNNISSSGDNRNNNLILEIEQSWQSFEKKLEKKLKEKKLQNEMEMESCGRLNNNGNKISALEENKNRLVILKNKYEKILSNSKKQSRNNLKDYSYDLIRGNNAINNTNICIDREKKCKSSNLCNNGENSVIGKEGSNSSLNDIKISNISNDNIKEKFVKNIINNYDKIFIDKGDIKYKEEPIDNNYDHQNTTHSNCIIHYKKNTVNNLNKIELTYNDKMDREEDVGLNNTMSTNVNLSNLLDIVNPKNGKEKTVNKIHNNLNNKNVYSQNMGNSYIYKFEVKKKRNITNDRDGMEKREDIKWSSMDKNIKEYNKGKIKERKKCLINDANQKNMFSISNKVSSGIRNGENISLVVSKNNNIIDSNNCYWIMNNTENVEYLDRDIRTNRYKYGIVNKYVENCYVNSIVHENNSDVKHMCMESKNPVETPQKIHKINFFYQNDSSNKNANFLENEEQNGVIKNYNYMYEHIQEGNKKDECGNSIALFNKNNRNIEQRGNGGYIINKNKMNNVNDINNTSNMNDNICGKYIIRKNIVCSNRLGRLIENSDKSEKKNLSNIDFLSSDIIRSNNIKGKICFENNKGYESKISMYNDMRRRKDEDNVAPLYGCFFSNKNIEDDVADYQKKIKQPVYQDNKRGNAQSMEYKHSDKTQYFSNYGINIVK; this is encoded by the coding sequence ATGAATAACCCAACTGCTGTGCAGATCTGTGATATTGCACAGCTATCTACAGGTATTGCACCAGAAGATATTGGAAATAAGAATAAAGAAAGTTTTAGGATTGATTCCgattatttgaaaaatggCTCAGGTGATGAGTGCTACAAAGTATTTGATAAAAGTGTGACTATGCCAATTGACAGtgataatgataattataatttttacaaaagaaacaaatataaagaagGCTCAATACAAACTACATTAAATATAGATGACAGTGATATAGAGAATACCATCGAGTATAAaattgaagaaaatgatttaCTCATTAAAGACGATGAAAGTGTTGGcaacaatataaataaaaaagagaaaaaaaaaattgaaatgttgaaggaaaaagaaattatcCATAATGAATTAGATAcgaaaaatattgttaataaaaGTAAGATATATGAACGCACAAACAGCAATAATGTATTGGATAAACacattttaaatgaaaaattgtGTATTGAAAAGATAGAgcaaatatttaaaataaacgAAGTCGAAGTAAATACACATAACGGGGATACGAACGAAATATTGGCTTCtcaaaaatttgaaaataatgtaactacacaaaacataaatgataaaaatttgaaatgTATTGATGAAACAATACCAAAAAGGAATTACTTGAATGATTATGAAAGCATAGGAGAAAAACCATTATTATGTagtgaagaaaatgaaaattgctcaaataacattttaaaaGGTTTAGAAGATAATTCAGAGTATGATAACTTAGATATTAATTGGAATAAAGCCCAGATAAAGACGTGTATTAGAATTAAGCCATCAGAATTTGTAGAAAACGaaccaaaaaatattattacacAAAGAGGctcaaataaaatattaatagatTATGGAATGaaagataaagaaaaaaaaaaaatagagtTTTTGGTTGATAAagttttttatgaaaatagtaAACAATCAGATGTTTGGAATAGTATTTGTTTTTCTATCGattcaatttttaattttaaaaatgctACAATATTTGCTCATGGGCATACAGGGACAGGTAAAACATATACTATGATAGGTCCTGATATTATGGAATTAATTAagaaacgaaaaaaaaaatatagatatactTCTAGAAGAATATATCCAAACGAATTATTAGTGAATACTAATAGTTTAAAACTCTCAAATAATTACAACAGTAATAATTGTTGGTATGATAGAAAGCGATCATGTTCTCAACCTCTATTTAATTTACCTCCTAAAGGAATTCCATTAACAAATAGAAATTCAAGTAATTTTAAGCGAACTTTtgatatatcatataatttttttaattttcgAAATAatccaaaaaataatatagactatgttaatgaaaattattctGGAAAATCTGAGtattataaaacattttctGAATATagaaatgaatataaacctaattttaaattttttaaagatgATATccaattaattttaaattctGAAAGGAAAGGAATTATACCTCGAGCATGTGAAGAGATAATGAATAGAATATCGTTGATAAGGGAGAATAGTTCCCGTGAATTTTGTTATTCAAATGAAAACTATAAGAATGGAAGTAATGTTGAGGatgaaaacaataataattgtgAGGATCGAGGTGATAAATGTAAGGAAAGTGATACATTATTCCCAAATTTTAAAGTGTATGCTTCTTATATgcaattatataatgaCAGAATATTTGATTTGCTAAACTCATGCATTGAATCACAGCCATATTTAAGTACAttaaaatcaaaattttcaaatagTACTACATTTGTTAACGGATTATTAACTGTTGAAGTGAATAGTTGTGAAGAGCTAATAGAGTTATTAATTGATGGTACAAGTAATAGAGCTTGTAGAATAACCAAAACGAATGAAATGTCAACACGATCACattctatatttaaaatagaATTAagaaatgtaaataattctAAACCTGAACATTTTAAGTCATgcaatttattattaatcgATTTAGCAGGAAATGAAAAGTATGTAGCATCTAATGagaaattatatacaaCAGAAGTATGTTCGATAAACAGAAGTTTATCCGCCTTGTCATTATGTATAAATGAGTTATCAAAAGGCAATAAAAACATAAGTTATAGAAACTCTATATTAACAAGATTATTACAAGATTCTATAGGGGGTTctaataaaacaatttttatttgtacaATATCAccatatgtaaaaaatgcaCGTGACACATTATCTTCATTAAAATTAGTATCtaaagcaaaaaaaattaaattcgaaataaaaaatactaattcctatatatatgaagaagatataaaaaaattaaaaaaagaattatattttttgaaaaagtttgttttttttcaatatataaCGAATAAGTATGAAAATAAGAAAAGGCTAAAAAGGATAAAGGATTTATGCTTTAATGTGTCGCTTtgtgaaaaagaaaatgatgtTTCTGTTGTgttaaatgataaatctGAGAGTTGGGTCGATAGTAAATGTAAAAGCAGTTGTATTGTAAGGGAAAATTGTAATAGCACAAGAGAAAGCAGCAGTAACCGAACAAATGAAAGTCATGCTAAGGAAATGGAAGGAGAAAAAGTAAATGCAGAgggtgaaaaaaaatgggaGAATAAGGAAGAATTAAAGAGAAATGATGATATATCTTATGAatcattttcaaaaattaaaaatccaacagaaaaagaaattatcAATAGAAATGAGCTAAATAATGTAGATAATAATACTTATAAAGGTATAGAAAGAATATACAAGGATTATGAGGTTAGTTCGTTTAATTCGTTATTACATCAATggaatatgaataaatcGAGCATTAAAAGGATAAGAAAGGAGTTTGAAACAAGTGAAAacgataaaaaaaatcttTGGTTCCATCAGAATggaaatgtaaataaaaaaggtaTTATGAACTTTATCCATGCTCACACTGTCGAGTATGAAATAGAAACTGATGATGGGATATGTGGTGAAGAGGAAATCGGTAATAATTCGGTTGGTGATGAAACTATTTTACTAGATGAATATGATAACATGAATTTGGAAGAGTCTGAAAAgggtatattttttgataaagaATGCATACAAAAAAGCGAAAAAAAGGGtgaaatgaaaaaacatGAGAAAATCAACGTAAATGGgcataatgaaaaaaacaatgaaaaaaaattgaaaatgaacaataaaaatgatgcAAAAAGagcaattttatataatttaaatatgagTATAAATAAGAATAAGGGTGTAAACAGTGTTTTTAAtggtaaaataaatgaatataataccccccaaaaaaaaattaataaaaaaggaaaaatcGAAAGTcaaagagaaaaaaaaggtCTAAAAGataagaagaaaaaatataattcttATAACTGGAATACGGATAGTTATATGTGTgatagtaaaaaaatgtcGTCATTATTAAAGGGATCTAGGAAATATGGCAATTTGAGTAAACTTAATGAACCATTAAATTTGGAAGGAGAGGAGAATAGTTCCATTGGCcttgataataataattatgagGATGATAATTACGGTAATTCAAAATCGGGATCATGCGACAATGGTACCATTGCAAGTTTAACTGAGTCGAGAAATAGTGAAAAatgtgtaaaaaataatttatgcGTTCctaaaaaagggaaaagaaataaaaaaaatagtgaGACGGGTGACAATTTCATCAATTCAATAAATCATTCATGTAATACCAAATTTATGGctcaaaataaaagtacaaattttgttaataatgcagagataaataatatggtaataaacaaaatgagGGTTTATGATAATCTAAAAGGTAAGGGGAAATATAGTGGGAAGGGATGTAATGTGAAAAATGATTTGGTTGGAAACAATAATGGAATGATGGATGTTgttgaaataataaaaaatggaaatttTTGTGATAGTAAgattaatataaaagatgatgattcattttgtgaaaaaagaaaatccGAACGATATAGATCGACTAGTGAGAATTATAACTTTAGTAATTTAAGgaataaaacaattataGGAAAAAACAAGGGTGagttttcatattatattgaATTTGATGATACAAAAGATGTGAATAGTAGTGGCAGCAGAGATGGAAGTGTGCATGGAAGTATATCACCTTGTATAAATGAAGGGGGCAATTTACGTGGTGAAAATAGTATGCAAGAGATGGGAATAAAACAGAACGACCTTACTCCGTATaggaaattaaaaattggAGACGTTAAGTTTAAttatgtgaaaaaaaatggcaatatcattaataataatataagtaGTAGTGGGGATAATAGGAATAACAATCTTATCTTAGAAATCGAACAAAGTTGGCAGAGTTTCGAAAAAAagttagaaaaaaaattaaaagaaaaaaaactacAAAATGAAATGGAAATGGAAAGTTGTGGTAGATTGaataataatggaaataaaataagcgcactagaagaaaataaaaatcgcctagtaattttaaaaaataagtatgaaaaaatattatcaaactCGAAAAAGCAAAGCAGAAATAATTTGAAGGATTATTCTTATGATTTGATAAGAGGTAACAATGCtataaataatactaatatatgtatagaCCGAGAAAAGAAATGTAAAAGTAGCAACTTGTGTAATAATGGAGAAAATAGCGTCATCGGGAAAGAGGGTTCAAATTCCAGTTtgaatgatataaaaataagcaaCATAagtaatgataatattaaggaaaaatttgttaagaatattataaacaactatgataaaatatttatagataagggagatataaaatataaagaagaGCCTATTGATAACAATTATGATCATCAAAATACTACACATTCGAATTGTATTattcattataaaaaaaatacggtaaataatttgaataaaatcgaattaacatataatgataaaatggATAGAGAAGAAGATGTCGGTTTAAATAATACGATGAGTACGAATGTAAATTTGAGCAATTTATTAGATATTGTAAATCctaaaaatggaaaagaaaaaacggtaaataaaattcataacaatttgaataataaaaatgtttattcacaaaatatggggaattcatatatttataagtttgaagttaaaaaaaaaaggaatataaCGAATGATCGTGATGGTATGGAAAAAAGAGAAGACATAAAGTGGAGTTCGAtggataaaaatatcaagGAGTATAATAAGGGTAAAATTAAagagagaaaaaaatgtttgaTAAATGATGCTAATcagaaaaatatgttttccATATCGAATAAGGTTAGTAGTGGGATAAGGAATGGTGAAAACATAAGTTTAGTAGtatctaaaaataataatattattgatTCAAATAATTGTTATTGGATTATGAACAACACAGAAAATGTTGAGTATTTGGATCGAGATATTCGAACAAATAGATATAAGTATGGaattgtaaataaatatgtagaAAATTGTTATGTAAATTCAATAGttcatgaaaataattcagATGTAAAACATATGTGTATGGAATCGAAAAATCCAGTTGAAACTCCccaaaaaatacataaaataaattttttttatcaaaatgaTAGTAGTAACAAGAATGCTAATTTTTTGGAAAATGAAGAACAGAATGGGGTGattaaaaattacaatTATATGTATGAGCATATTCAGGAAGGTAATAAAAAGGATGAGTGTGGAAATAGTATtgcattatttaataaaaataatagaaatattGAACAGAGAGGAAATGGGGGCTATATTATCAACAAAAATAAGATGAACAATGTGaatgatattaataatactaGCAATAtgaatgataatatttgtgggaaatacattataagaaaaaatattgtttgcTCAAATCGATTGGGGAGGTTAATAGAAAATAGCGATAAAAgtgaaaagaaaaatttatcaaatattgattttttatCGAGTGATATAATTCGAAGCAATAATATAAAGggtaaaatatgttttgaaaataataaaggaTATGAATCTAAAATAAGTATGTATAATGATATGCGTAGAAGAAAAGATGAAGATAATGTTGCACCTTTATATggatgttttttttctaacaAGAATATTGAAGATGATGTGGCTGAttaccaaaaaaaaataaagcaaCCAGTTTACCAAGACAATAAAAGGGGAAATGCTCAAAGTATGGAATATAAGCATTCAGATAAAACTCagtatttttcaaattatggaataaatatagtaaaataa
- a CDS encoding exonuclease I, putative, whose product MGISNLLQFLKPIVKNTHISKYQNGIVGVDIMCWIHRGLIGCAFDVVTDNHNENYLSFIEKMLEAIYQYNIKVIFVFDGEELPEKKKENLIRKARREKAKDEALEIIKKVKNPRSNELVIKKCIQAITVSKEIIQSVINFCKKKNIYYIISPYEADAQLSYLCRMGFISCAISEDSDLLVYGCPRVLYKFKNTGECNEITLMPINDLIDSDIINKIKNPISNSFNQFYITPIKNIQNEESNFSDSFISNEEKQSHTFSRKRRRNLKNEKRKKKKRKKNNKLLMDQIYDSKNKQNHNQNSNNLMKTYINNFYWPEELYKLKYFNLDMFLAMCILSGCDYTNDFHISGMGIKTAFNLIYEHKTIQNIFSFLISHNKWKNKIPPNLDSLDKLMEKYNEIKNAFLQHHVYDFILNKIIPIHHSFQSFFKKETSNLLCNSDNINNRFKLYDDVFVHKIIESSLFLDFSKINNKCLNNSLDDLTNQKDDDKNIEIIKDYATRTQLLKSSTPIPLPFPNSPFNNKEEIINQHNIDNIFKNFTSECFEYLEISPGIVKRHKQINLIDSKYDKNTENDDNKSELNFINKKHKTHINIKNNDHQFSNPPFLSKLNTFENYKFMESISNQNDQIHEQMSYDQLDKKNKQMKSAKNLYENMKKTFTLFKTLGDKEEIKHDLKSPQKNTIIHETQIQDPKNFLKKNDNYIKSENKNEMNTHSFIPPLNRSKLHIKKKNYNGQLKIANFFKNSNKDELINSNNNTHNHFELKSDQNTNHIYNSPNKLKQIETDGMSTDQDRDIHNENTTCKDVLNTDWKNTKNFIHSSKFTQNNSNTSPNKTQENDKNINLDYMLQNLNYNYQPKIQKLNTFDYFKEKENAPNYNPYIDNIL is encoded by the coding sequence ATGGGAATTTCAAACTTATTACAATTCTTGAAACCTATAGTAAAAAACACACATATCAGTAAATATCAAAATGGAATAGTTGGAGTTGATATCATGTGCTGGATTCATAGGGGGCTCATAGGCTGTGCTTTTGATGTAGTTACAGATAAtcataatgaaaattatttaagctttattgaaaaaatgttagaagctatttatcaatataatattaaagttatatttgtttttgaTGGTGAAGAATTaccagaaaaaaaaaaagaaaatttaataagAAAAGCACGAAGGGAAAAAGCAAAAGATGAAGCTCtagaaattattaaaaaagtcAAAAATCCAAGAAGTAATGAGCttgttattaaaaaatgcattCAAGCAATAACTGTCTCAAAAGAAATTATTCAATCtgttattaatttttgtaaaaaaaaaaatatatattatatcatttcACCTTATGAGGCAGATGCTCAATTGTCTTATTTATGTCGAATGGGTTTTATTTCATGTGCAATTAGTGAAGATAGTGATTTACTAGTTTATGGATGTCCTAGggttttatataaatttaaaaatactgGAGAGTGTAACGAAATAACTTTAATGCCTATCAATGATTTAATAGATTCAGatattataaacaaaattaaaaaccCAATATCAAATTCGTTTAaccaattttatataaccccaattaaaaatatacaaaatgaaGAATCAAATTTTTCTgattcttttatttcaaatgaagaaaaacaaaGTCACACATTTTCTCGTAAAAGACGAAGAAATCTAAAGAacgaaaaaagaaaaaaaaaaaaaagaaaaaaaaataataaactaCTTATGGatcaaatatatgattccaaaaataaacaaaatcaTAATCAAAATTCTAACAACCTTATGAAAACATATAtcaacaatttttattggCCTGAAGaattatacaaattaaaatatttcaatcTTGATATGTTTCTCGCTATGTGCATATTAAGTGGTTGTGATTATACTAACGATTTTCATATTTCTGGCATGGGAATAAAAACAGCATtcaatttaatatatgaacaTAAAACTAtccaaaatattttctcttttttaatttcacataataaatggaaaaataaaatacccCCCAATTTAGACTCATTAGATAAActaatggaaaaatataatgaaataaaaaatgcatttttACAACATCATGtttatgattttattttgaataaaattattccAATACATCATTCATTTCaaagtttttttaaaaaagaaactTCTAATCTTTTATGTAATTCTGACAATATCAATAACCGTTTCAAACTATATGATGATGtttttgttcataaaattatcgaatcttcactttttttggatttttctaaaattaaCAACAAATGTTTGAATAACTCATTAGACGATCTGACCAATCAAAAGGAcgatgataaaaatatcgaaataataaaagactATGCTACAAGAACACAATTGTTGAAAAGTTCAACTCCTATTCCTCTTCCCTTTCCTAACTCACCATTTAATAACAAAgaggaaataataaatcagcataatatagataacatatttaaaaattttacatCAGAATGTTTTGaatatttagaaatatCTCCAGGTATTGTTAAAAGacataaacaaataaactTAATTGACTCCAAATATGACAAAAACAcagaaaatgatgataataaatctGAGttgaattttattaacaaaaaacataaaactcatataaacattaaaaataatgatcaTCAATTTAGCAATCCtccttttttatcaaaactTAACAcatttgaaaattataaatttatggAATCAATATCAAACCAAAATGACCAAATACATGAACAAATGTCATATGATCAGttggataaaaaaaataaacaaatgaaAAGTGCGAAAAAtctttatgaaaatatgaaaaaaacatttacTTTATTCAAAACTTTAGGAGATAAAGAAGAAATTAAACATGATCTTAAGTCACctcaaaaaaatacaatcaTACATGAAACCCAAATTCAAGATCCCAAAAATtttctgaaaaaaaatgataactATATTAAGtcagaaaataaaaacgaaATGAATACACATTCTTTTATTCCTCCTTTAAACAGAAGTAAGCtacacataaaaaaaaaaaattataatggCCAATTGAAAATAGCaaacttttttaaaaactcGAACAAGgatgaattaataaatagcaataataataccCATAATCATTTTGAACTGAAAAGTGATCAAAACActaatcatatttataattctCCCAATAAACTTAAACAAATTGAAACAGATGGAATGTCAACAGATCAAGATAGAGATATCcataatgaaaatacaaCATGTAAAGATGTTCTTAACACAGATTggaaaaatacaaaaaactTCATACATTCTTCAAAATTTacacaaaataattcaaatacTTCCCCGAATAAAACACAAGAAAAcgacaaaaatattaaccTCGATTATATGCTTCAAAACCTAAACTATAATTATCAAccaaaaatacaaaaactAAACACATTTGACTATTTTaaggaaaaagaaaacGCACCAAATTATAATCCTTACATAGATAACATTTTGTGA
- a CDS encoding mago nashi protein homologue, putative, with translation MSKKDKFSFRYYVGHKGKFGHEFLEFEFNSKGRLRYANNSNYKNDKIIRKEAYVSKSVLNELKRIIEESEICKESDKLWPEPDKVGKQELEIILDGKEYFFMTSKIGSLSDVKQCEDPEGLRVFYYLIQDLKCFIFSLICLHFRIKPV, from the exons ATGTCcaaaaaagataaattttcttttagatatta tGTTGGGCATAAAGGGAAATTTGGGCATGAATTTTTGGAGTTTGAATTTAACTCGAAAGGGAGACTGAGATATGCGAACAATTcaaattacaaaaatgataaaattataagaaaAGAGG cCTATGTAAGCAAATCAGTACTAAACGAGCTAAAGCGGATAATCGAAGAATCAGAGATTTGTAAAGAGTCTGATAAATTATGGCCAGAACCCGATAAAGTAGGAAAACAAGAAttagaaataattttagaTGGAAAAGAATACTTTTTTATGACTTCAAAAATTGGCTCTCTATCTGATGTTAAACAATGTGAAGATCCTGAAGGTTTAAgagttttttattatttaatacaaGATTTGAAGTGCTTTATCTTTTCTCTTATTTGTTTACATTTTAGG ATTAAGCCAGTATAG
- a CDS encoding kelch domain-containing protein, putative: MNAISKDHINTSLIKGNCINDDRMDAIINNNDKDAINNNDMYPNLCFTNDITNEQILYNGKQDNMNVVDPDYSINNDINNMPDCISKNEENNSYTSKNTISSELNLEKSEELSDDISIVYSYVVNDSKRQMNSNNELISINIAIDEDNKYVLRKKINKLPFFRYGHFLCLTKNGYILAIGGTDGRKKYALIEKYCQEKKKWKQINLMHFSRSNFCGICTGDNNLYVLGGEGNQHILKSVEYYDSKINSWRSLPPLNCVRHSASAIIFHNTIFIIGGKDGIGNYGKVHKSVEMLNLNEKNMKWKMCKSLKQARLALVAIVFDNKIYAIGGSTGVKNLKSVEIYDFKRNEWTDGPSLNFARSNFVAFPWKNHLVVYGGINNTNGEFLNCAEILKEKTNRWMLLNEILEN; encoded by the exons ATGAATGCCATAAGCAAAGATCATATAAATACCAGTTTAATCAAAGGAAATTGTATAAACGACGATAGAATGGACGccattataaataataatgataaggATGcgataaataataatgatatgtATCCTAATTTATGTTTTACAAATGACATAACAAatgaacaaattttatacaatGGTAAACAAGATAATATGAATGTAGTTGATCCTGATTATAGCATAAATAAcgatattaataatatgcCTGACTGTATAAgcaaaaatgaagaaaataattcttATACAAGCAAAAATACAATAAGCAGTGAATTAAATCTAGAAAAAAGCGAAGAACTTTCTGATGATATAAGCATAGTATATTCATATGTAGTCAATGATTCTAAAAGACAAATGAATTCCAACAACGAATTAATATCTATTAATATAGCTATAGACgaagataataaatatgtattaagaaaaaaaataaataagttgCCTTTTTTCAGATATGggcattttttatgtttaactaaaaatggatatatattagcTATAGGGGGAACAGAtggaagaaaaaaatatgctctaatagaaaaatattgtcaagaaaaaaaaaaatggaaacaaataaatttaatgcACTTTTCGAGATCAAATTTTTGTGGTATCTGTACAGGGGATAATAATCTTTATGTGTTAGGTGGAGAAGGCAATCagcatatattaaaaagtgTTGAATATTATGATAGCAAAATAAATTCGTGGAGGTCTTTACCCCCTCTTAATTGTGTTAGACATTCGGCTAGTGCAATTATTTTCcataatacaatttttataattggGGGAAAAGATGGAATTGGGAATTATGGAAAAGTTCATAAAAGCGTTGAAATGctaaatttaaatgaaaaaaacatgaaaTGGAAAATGTGCAAATCGTTAAAACAAGCTAGACTCGCATTGGTCGCAATAGTATTCgacaataaaatatatgctaTAG GAGGATCAACCGGAGTGAAAAATCTCAAATCAGTAGAAATTTACGACtttaaaagaaatgaaTGGACAGATGGACCAAGTTTAAACTTTGCTCGATCTAATTTTGTTGCATTTCCATGGAAAAACCACCTAGTTGTTTATGGGGGAATAAATAATACCAACGGG gaatttttaaattgtgCTGAAATActaaaagaaaaaacaaatcGTTGGATGCTATTAAACGAAATATTGGAAAATTAA